In the genome of Agrobacterium vitis, one region contains:
- a CDS encoding type II toxin-antitoxin system VapB family antitoxin: protein MPLYIKDPEVDTLTEELIRLTKTSKVDAVKTALRREIASRKGSLPMRERLAKSLAMARDAGPFAPGDHKRETDEMWGED from the coding sequence ATGCCGCTCTACATCAAAGATCCGGAAGTCGATACGCTCACCGAAGAGCTGATCCGCTTGACCAAGACATCCAAGGTTGATGCCGTGAAGACAGCGCTTAGGCGCGAGATCGCCAGCCGCAAGGGCAGCTTGCCCATGCGCGAGCGCCTGGCCAAGTCCCTCGCAATGGCGCGGGACGCTGGTCCCTTTGCGCCGGGGGATCACAAACGCGAAACCGATGAAATGTGGGGCGAAGACTGA
- a CDS encoding type II toxin-antitoxin system VapC family toxin produces MLFVDASVAVAILAGEDDASELMQRLEQHDGPFYVSAVVRMEASLSLTRRMAEATGRDRPATPEMLATARRMVDQFFADLEAKEAMISGDVGTKALDAAQQFGKIVNHPAKLNMGDCFTYACARAYRTKIAYKGNDFAETDLGW; encoded by the coding sequence ATGCTGTTCGTTGACGCTTCCGTGGCCGTTGCGATCCTTGCCGGCGAAGACGATGCCAGCGAGCTGATGCAGCGGCTTGAGCAGCATGACGGCCCCTTTTACGTGTCGGCCGTGGTTCGCATGGAAGCCTCGCTTTCGCTGACGCGGCGCATGGCCGAAGCGACCGGCCGCGACCGGCCTGCGACCCCTGAGATGCTCGCGACAGCGCGCAGGATGGTCGATCAATTCTTTGCCGACCTTGAAGCCAAGGAGGCGATGATCTCCGGCGATGTGGGCACGAAGGCGCTGGACGCCGCGCAGCAGTTCGGGAAAATCGTCAATCACCCGGCGAAGCTCAATATGGGCGATTGCTTCACGTATGCCTGTGCCAGAGCCTACCGCACCAAGATTGCCTACAAGGGAAACGACTTTGCCGAAACCGATCTCGGTTGGTGA